TTTCTGAGCgacgtaatcgaactctgttggacatggttcgatcaatgatgagccaatCGGACTTACCATTatcattttggggttacgctctagaaacagcaACTTTCACACTGAACAGGGTGCCGTCAAAATCTGTagacaagacaccatatgagatatggactggcaagactcccagtttgtcttttctaaaatttggggttgtgaagcatttgtcaaacgactccaatctgacaagcttgcacccaaatcggataagtgcatattcgtgggatacccaaaggaaaccttagggtattacttctacaatcgatctgagggcaaagtgttttTCGCTCGGAACGaagttttcctagagaaagagtttctcaaaggagagaaaaatggaagaacggtgcaactcgaagaagtttgaaatgagccaataggacaagactctatAAGTGACGCTAATatagctgaacaagttgagatgcctatggcaaTAGAAAcacctccgcaaccacgaaGGTTAACAAGGCTCCGCACAAcgcgggaattattattgttagacaatgatgagcctgcgacatatgcagaggcgatggcagaccctgactctgagagatggcaagatgccatgaaatccaaaatagaatccatgaaggaaaatcaagtttggaacttgatagacccgcctgatggtgtgagTACCATAGAGTGCGAATGGATCtgtaagaagaagaaagatatggatggcaatgttcacatctataaagcttGACTTGTAGAAAAAGGTTTTCGAccagttcaaggagttgactacgacgagactttcTCGCTCGTAtcgatgcttaaatctgttcggattattctagctattgctaCATATTTCGATGATGAAATATGgtagatggatgtcaaaaccgctttcttAATGGAAATCTGACTAAGGACGTGTATTTGATGCAGCCCGAGGTttttgtcgatccgaccaatgctgaaaagatatgcaagcttaaaaattccatttatggattaaagcaagcatctcggagttagaatattcattttgatgaagtagtcaaagggtttggcttcattaaaaacgaagaagaagcttgtgtttacaagaaggaaagtgggagctctgttgtatttctaatcctgtatgtagatgacatactgctgattaatattcctatgcttgagtctGTAAAGACTTTACAGAAAAATACTTTTTCAATGAAGaatttaggagaagcagcatacatactgggcatcaagatctatagagatagatcaaagaggcttataggattaaaCCAAgatggaagaggcaaagaaagagttcttgcctatgtcacatggcatacatcttagcaagactcagtgtcctatgacgactgatgagcgagagcgcatgagcaaagttccatatgcctcagcaatcggatctatcatgtatgcaatgataagtacacgtccagatgtttcttatgctctatgTCTTACGAGCAGGTACCAGTCAGATCcaggtgagagtcactggacagctgtgaaaaacatcctcaagtacttgagaagaactaaggatgtgtttctagtctatggaggtgaggaggagctcgttgtaACTGGTTACACTAATGCTAGCTTCCAAACCGACAAAGACGATTCAAAGTCTCAGTTcggtttcgtgttcaaagtaaatggtggtgcggttagctggaagagttccaagtaGGAGATGGTGGCCGATTCTACAACAGAAgccgagtacatcgcagcttcggaagctgtgaaggaaggtgtttggataaggaagttccttattgagcttggtgtgttccctaatgtctctagcccgctggatctctactgtgacaaTAGTGGAGCTATTGAGCAAGCCAAAgagccaaggaatcaccagaagagcaaacacgttatgcggcgatttcatctcgttcaagagttcatcgatcgtggtgaaatcaagatatgcaaaatacacaaggacctgaacatttcagatACGTTGACAAAACTcttccacagcccaagcatgaaaggcacacaagagcaatgggtattagatacattttagattgactctagtgcaagtgagagactgttggaaatatgccctagaggcaatcatatttccttgtattcatgattaataaagtgttccctGAATATTCATAGATGACAACTTGtgttgattaatgcttatgtgaagtatttgtgaaactctttacttgtatggatattctaaagtgttcctagtcggagttcatgtgagggcacacatgaatattagactagcacatgtattagttgattgactgtgtttcacaagtcatggacatgtggatgtcaaactaataatgtgggctcatgtgagacatgagattaaactgacccaacacgagatgatgacttctcattacacaatatgtacgttgtgtcctaagacctgatatcgtcgtatgtactcaagatatgaaccgacttacttaggagccatcaaacgctgcaccgtaactgggtagttataaaggtggttttCGGGTCTGTTAAGAAGCTtcctgtgagacatagtcggtcaagatgggatttgcccctctctgcaagagagagatatctctgggcccctcgagtgattcggatcaagaaatgcatggccatgctagggttaagagttaaccaatgATTCTGAATCTTCGGAAATAATCTTCATATATGGGGTGCGATTAGAatcgcactccatatggagtagcccccgagactTAGGTTGAATCGAAGAATCAGACTGAGGATACATTTTGAGTTTGAATCTTCTTTCATTTTgtctttaaaaataaatttgacaaacaaaccgCTGATGACACATGTCTCATAGCCCCCCAAGTCTTGAATCCAATTTCGGAATTTGAAAAAAGGATTCAAAACACATCGTGGCATACTCTAAAATTTATTAATAATTTGTTTTGATGGTTAATTTGGATTATTCAATCAGAAATTTGAAATTCCTTTTTCTTGGGATAAAATTCCTAAAAAATGGTTAAACAAATAGCTTTTGAAATCCTTTCTGCCACTCCAGTGGTTACTTAACCATGCTGTGACTGAGGGTAAATCGACTTTCACTATGCTATCGCTTTGTTTACCTCCGCTCCAGTGCCGCCGCCATTCCTAcatctagatctagatctagatcaGTTCTTCCTCCGCCTCCTTCTCCCACCAGCAAACTAGTCGCTAGCGCTTTCTTACGCCCATACGCATTTCGGCTGCCTCTCTCCAGAGCCTCCGAGCACAAGCGAGCACAGCGACTCGTGACATCAGAGATGGCAAGCAAGAGGAATGCAaacaaggggagggggaagcAGTCGAAGAATGTCATTCCGCCAATTGATTCATGGCGAAAAAGTAAGTGCTCTGAAGCTAACCTCCTGAAACTTGTTGATGAGGGCCTTCTTCAGCCTAGAGAAATAATCCAATGGCACCCGGATCAGATGCTGCTCCTTATGAGCATGTAGATGAAATTGTTTAATTCCAGCAATTTGCAGAGCGCGTCTTGGCCCTCCCTCCTTGTGATTTCCTCCACGGATTGCTGTATCACTATGGCATCCAAATCCATCTTCGGAATCCCAACTCCATCTAGCTTGCATGGTTTTTTATTCACATTTAAATCTAATGAGCAAAGTGAACATGGAAATGGCTAGAACAAGTTATTTTTCGCAAGTATAAATCATTTTGGAGCATTATGTACTTTTAGGATACAGGAACAACCTGTTAGGTGTTAGTGAGTAAATCCTTTGTCATATTCATTTACATGTACCAGAAGTTTGTAGAACGTTAATATACTTGTGATCCAGAATAGTTTCAACTTAAAACCAACAGATACATCCTTCGTATAAATGTATTATATAAACTTACAAGGTTACAATATACCATGGTACCTTGCTTTTGCACTCCTTCGATTCATGTGTAGCAGACTTACAGGGCTACATGTTAATATAAAATAGAAGTTTAGAAAAGTGTCACATAAATTCTGTTTCAGGTGCTTCCTTTACATTTTAGGATCAATGTGTGTCCGCATGCTTTATTCCTTGAACTATCTTACGCATGCCTTCATGTATATAGGTCGATATTTATTTTAGTAGCTCATGCCACCGGGTAGGAGGCTTTCTTAGCAACACCGCAGGCGCCGGTGCCCCTCTCGAGCCTCATGTATCCTCCCTCGCCCCAGTTTTGTCCCCACTGGTTCTTGAGCAGCCAATACGGGCTCCCATCCTTCGCCGTGCCGTACCCTATTGCCGTCACCGCATGGTTCAGGTCCGTGCCGCAGCTATCTCCGGTCATCACACCGCCATTGTAGAACTGGAAGTTGTGAGCGTCAATAGCCACGGAGACTGGCTGGTTGGCAACGGCTGTGGCGAGCGCTGCCTCATCCTCGCTGGGCACGTCCTGGTAGCCGCTGATGGTGACCGTCGGCTGGACGGACTGGCACATGCCCTGTGCAGCGTTGTAAGGGTAGGCGTCCTCGGTGGTAAGGCCGCCATTGCCGATGATGTACTGGAAGGCGTTGTCCATGAGACCGCCGTTGCAGCCGTTGTTCCCGTCTGTGGAGCAGTCCAGCAGCTGCTGCTCCGACAGCGAGACCAGGTTGCCGGTCGAGATCTGATGGatgccctccacggcggcgaccGCAGAGAAAGCCCAGCAACAACCTGCGAATTTGGCAGTAAGAATGTTGTCGCAAAGCTGATGAACAAAACGCAGGCATGTACATGCGTATAATTAATTAAATTGTTACCACACTGGCCCTGGTTCTTGACACCAGTGACTGCGCCTTTCTGCCTCCAGTCAATCATCTGCTGGTCATCTGAAGACAGTGTAACATTCCCGTACATAAAACCGGGTATCTTGTTGACCCCGGTCGGCACTGGCTTGAAGCCAGTGTACATGTCCATGAACTCGTCGCTGGTCATGTCGGCGAACTCGTTGATCGCCAGGTGATACTTCTTGCCAGCTGCAGCGTTGGATCTGTCAACAAAAGCAGCATTGGCCTTGAATACCTGGAACCGGTGCGCCTTCTCTGCCTCGTTGCTGTAGGTGCGGCCGTGCTGCGCCATCCACTTGTGGTGCCTCTCCTTCATGGCCTCCTTGCCGTCGCTTCCAGCCGACAGGTCCCGGGCCTCCACCTCGACGAAGATGTGGCTCATCATGGTTATGGCAGCAACAAGCAGCATCAAGGCTGCCGTGATGCGAGACTTGCTGCCAATGTAGGAAGCCATGGTAGCTGTAGATCACAGTACCGCTGCTGGAGACCCGGAATAAAGCTAGCTAGGTTACTGATGGTGTGTGCTTTTGAAGGTCATGACCCCAAGGGTTTATATAGAAGCTAAAGGGCGCTTGGAGCTGAACTGAGCTTACGAATTCCCTTCGATGCCCTGGTCGCTAGGACTAACCTAGATACACGTCGGTTCTGTGTCAACCGTCAATGGTCTTAAATTGATCTGGTATCGAAGTTGCGTCTTTCTAGCCAACGTATACGTAGGTTCATATTTGACGTCAGCTGTGAAGATAGAGACGATCCTCTTAGGTGAGGAAAATGCAGAAATGATGAAACAGAACTACAGAAGGAACATTCCTATCCTACAGTTTGTTCCACATTGGAATACGCATTGCATTAATTAGCAGATGACCAAAACTACCTTGGATCGTCCCACACGGTAGCAAGTGGATTCTACTTGGCCAAACTGCCTCGCGAAACATAGACGACTCCAAGTTAATTCGCACACGTTTTCCCAGGTTTTTGAAACTTCGGCAACTGATCTTATCGTTAGAGCAAAGATACTACATTCCCTTAAAATACTCAAAATAAAACTTGAAACGTATTTGAATGGACAAGATAAAGTTATAGGAGAAAGAATTGAATGGAATGTGGTGGCCTCTAAATATATTTTCTGTTCTGCAGAAGGGATTGATTTCTTGATATGTTCATTCGTAGTACATGAGGAAACATTGCTTCTAGCATGCAAGAGCAAGGAAAGAAGACATACCAGAAGTTCATGCAAGACTAGGATTTCTAAATTAGTTTTGGAATGCTAAAATAATTAACTACCCAAATAAAGCATGTATTTTTCAGAATTTCAATTCAGTTCTTACATTTGATGGACATTTACAAGCAGCCAACAAAAGCTTTGAATTCAAGTAGGGAATTTATGGCTGCTGGAGGCATTACtacttaaaaaatatttttaggggtgggtagAATAATACTTATTGGGCTGACACACCAACCATCTCTACTTCTCACAGCTAAAAATAAGACATTTTTTAGGAGCGGGTACGAACACCTAAAAATCGATTTCCACCCTTCCTAAAAATGCCGCTCCTAATACTTGATTTTgaaaatttattcaaaaatagAAGCAACTtaaaatatgaatttttttcatgaacttagggagccaccatgtagttagTGACGAGGTTATACAACTTTTTGCGCTTTACTCGAACTGTCGCATGTACCTTACAAATAACCACTACACCACGGAGTCAATTATGACTACATGAGAAATgatattcttttatattaactaTATATGAAAAGAATTTCCAAGGGCAGATTATATCATCACTCGCCCTAAGAAATTATTTTCTGGAGCAGATGATGTCATCACCCGCCTCTAGAATTATATCTTCATTTCTATTCATTTTATTTACTTGATGGGGACAAGAGTAAAATTACATGTAGCAAACTAGACCAAGTATCTGCCCGAGGTATCACCGTATTTTCTTGCAGGATATCATATCCATACTCATTTATAGTTACAACCATTACTTTCTAATACTACGCTAGACTGTATATTCGATTCTTTTTTTATGTTTCAACCGAATCCGAGTACAATCTTTGTTCTGTTTGAACAATCCAGCATCAGCATCCAAAGTTCAGTTTGCAGATGTACAGAAAACCAAGGAAAAGGTCTGAAACTAATTGGCATTCGTCTATGTTTGGCGACCCAGTTTGGCAGAGTACGGTGCGTGTAGGACGATCCAAGCCCTTCCAAGGTAGTTTGGTCAGCTGCTAATTAATGTATGCTACGCACTCCAATGTGGAACAAGATAGGACTACTGATAATATATCTGTAGATCCCAGGGTACATGAACCCTTAATTTGTAGATTACGTCAACATTAACCTACGTATACGTTAGATGGACGGATGTATGGAACTTTCTATTCCAGCGCTTAGCTAACTGGCTGAAGGCTTTGTTGACCAAAATATTAGGCCACATATAAGAAGCCACTAATGACTTGCACTCCTGACGGAGACTACTAATTGATCAGTACACGTTTCTCTCGCAGCCTTCAATATAAACTTTCTAGACCCTGCCCATGCGGGGCCCACCAGCAGTACGATGCTAGCTCCACGTAACCGCTTTGTATAGAGCCATTGGAACTACCATGGATACACCCCATTCGGCTGCACTGCTGCAGCTGTGCGTGCGGCTGCGGCAGCAGCACCCGccccacagctgcagcagccaaACACAGGTGCTACAGCCGGGCACACAGCTGCTTCTAGTGAGATGAATTTCCAGCCAAAATCAGCCCAGCACCTGATCAGCGCCGTCCTGAAGCTTCTTGCTGCAATCATAACTATGACAGTCCATATTATTCTCAAGCAAAACTCACCTTTATTATTCGAATTCACCTACATTCAAAGAAAAGTCATCCGGAGTCATTAAAATTGAGTAACATTTATGTGTATTCATAAAAATTCGCTTGTATTTCATAAAGAATAATCTTTACTTATTTCTGAAGCATGCAAAGTTTCCAACAAAAATTGTGGGTTAGTCCAACTCCAACATATTTCTGAAGCATGCATAAGAGGCTTTCGCCAAGATTAatttaaatctaattgaatGATAGAAACGCTCTCAACCTTAGTGGCATATTCTAATCGCTACTTTACTTAGTAGAGCATCATCCACTTAAGTATTAGTATAGTAAGTTTTCCACCTTAATCTCAACACATACCTTTATCCATGAACATTTAGAATCATGGTAAACTATAAGCTTAGTATTTTAATTCTCTTTCAGAATCACACTCATGGCAAAGTGCTTATTTGATTCCATCAGAAATTTATACTAAAGCTCATAGACTCAATTTATGGCCTCCTTAATAGTGACCTTCAAAACAAATGAGGTTCACTCCTTTATGCCAACATCAACAGTTATTATATACCACATCTTCATGTTCATATTAATTAACTTATGAGAAACCACAACAAAATATATGGTAGTTTAAGATAAAGATTTGCTTAATTGATGGCATGAATTAAACATTATGAGAATATCTTACTTGAATCATCATTAGACTTTGCTCCCCTTGAACTCCCCTCTTCTTATGGGTCAGACTTAATGACCTGCTGggaatgcatctcaatcaatccaccaaaatttagggaaaactttaacttaaaagagCTTATGAGACAACTTTATTACTCTTCTTTTGCACTTGATGAAGTGACTCGCATAACTTATATCTTATTGGAGTATCCACATTTTGAGCACGTTTATTATAATTCTCTGGTAGAGAAGCCATAAGACATTGCACTAGCAGATCATCAGAGATGAACCTGCCAAGTGCTTTCAACACAGCAGCCATATTGTGTATGCTCTTAATGTGTATACTTAATCCATTGTGCCCATCATAACCTGAGGTAGACAGCTTATTTATGAGGAAGTTGGAATAATTAATTTTAGaactttcctcaatggagttcATAAACCCCTTCACACTTAGTTCCCTATCACCCTTCATATAAGGAAATGCTCCCCTTATGACATCTGAGATCGAATGTTTAATAACTAATTTTGCAAATTCGTtggatttttttcatttctccaacttggagttgtactcccttaaTTGCTTATTATGATTCTCAGTACTTATAAAAGGATTAACAGGTTTATCCTCATAAAGTGCATAATCAAAGTCCGGAACTCTGAGTACGGCACACACCTTATTATTCCACTTAGGAAAGTTGTTGCCATTAAAGGGCTCAATGGTACTTAGTAAGTCCTtatagtccactgaaaaatcataaaattgaAGTCTCGATAATCTTATACAACAAGATGCACATAAAGATACAAGATTAACCTtacgatggtctgattaaaatcatgccataagtttcaatttgcatcaccgatgggaaaacaaacgaaacttatcattaactcataattaaaacaatgatggtcagaattaattacaagtgtACTCTAATCAAACTTCCCGATGGTTCCATTTGATTAGAGAGCATCTTAATTGTACATGGTGGAAAACATATAATTTTCCAACTTAAACAATACAAACTAATGCAATGTTCATCAATAAAGCATAATGGAAACATTAAGGCAAATACACTTATTCTGGAATTTTAAACTCAAACTTAAACAGTGAAATAACCCATAAATCAAGAAGAGATCAAAT
The genomic region above belongs to Panicum virgatum strain AP13 chromosome 8N, P.virgatum_v5, whole genome shotgun sequence and contains:
- the LOC120684332 gene encoding zingipain-2-like; this encodes MASYIGSKSRITAALMLLVAAITMMSHIFVEVEARDLSAGSDGKEAMKERHHKWMAQHGRTYSNEAEKAHRFQVFKANAAFVDRSNAAAGKKYHLAINEFADMTSDEFMDMYTGFKPVPTGVNKIPGFMYGNVTLSSDDQQMIDWRQKGAVTGVKNQGQCGCCWAFSAVAAVEGIHQISTGNLVSLSEQQLLDCSTDGNNGCNGGLMDNAFQYIIGNGGLTTEDAYPYNAAQGMCQSVQPTVTISGYQDVPSEDEAALATAVANQPVSVAIDAHNFQFYNGGVMTGDSCGTDLNHAVTAIGYGTAKDGSPYWLLKNQWGQNWGEGGYMRLERGTGACGVAKKASYPVA